Proteins encoded within one genomic window of Pigmentiphaga sp. H8:
- a CDS encoding tripartite tricarboxylate transporter substrate binding protein yields the protein MIRTAMLVAALALAAAGPARADWPSRPITIVVPYAPGGLTDAVARTISEGAARELGQPVVVENKPGAGGKIGMDYLRRAPKDGYTIGLAVPATMVTLPLTDPGYGIEPLKEFAPVTIAVDTFMVLVASKKILPSGGLKEFIALAKSRPGQLNYGTPGAGTSFHFNNVYFANLAGIQTVHVPYKGESGALADLAGGQIDYMLAGQGAKTFVDTGKVRALAVASKKRVEAYPDVPTFKEAGMDFSTDGWVGFIAPAGIPPAVLERLNAVLVKTIQSPSVRASFASMGYEPVGSTPAYFRNVVQEASKRYGAMIDSGQVKLAQ from the coding sequence ATGATACGCACAGCCATGCTCGTGGCCGCGCTTGCCCTGGCCGCCGCCGGTCCGGCAAGGGCGGACTGGCCCTCCCGGCCGATCACCATCGTCGTGCCCTACGCGCCGGGCGGGTTGACCGACGCCGTGGCGCGCACGATCTCCGAAGGCGCCGCGCGCGAACTCGGCCAGCCGGTGGTCGTCGAGAACAAGCCCGGCGCGGGCGGCAAGATCGGCATGGACTATCTGCGGCGGGCGCCCAAGGATGGCTATACGATAGGGCTGGCCGTGCCCGCCACGATGGTGACCCTGCCGTTGACCGATCCCGGCTACGGTATCGAGCCGCTGAAGGAATTCGCGCCCGTCACCATCGCCGTCGATACCTTCATGGTGCTGGTCGCCAGCAAGAAGATCCTGCCGTCCGGAGGCCTGAAGGAGTTCATCGCCCTGGCCAAGAGCCGGCCGGGCCAGTTGAACTACGGCACGCCCGGCGCGGGCACCAGCTTCCACTTCAACAACGTCTATTTCGCCAACCTGGCCGGCATCCAGACCGTGCACGTGCCCTACAAGGGCGAAAGCGGGGCGCTGGCGGACCTGGCGGGCGGACAGATCGACTACATGCTGGCTGGCCAGGGAGCGAAGACCTTCGTCGACACGGGGAAGGTGCGTGCGTTGGCCGTCGCGTCGAAGAAGCGGGTCGAGGCCTACCCCGACGTGCCCACCTTCAAGGAAGCCGGCATGGATTTCTCCACCGACGGCTGGGTGGGATTCATCGCCCCGGCGGGCATACCGCCCGCGGTGCTGGAGCGGCTGAACGCGGTGCTGGTCAAGACCATCCAGTCGCCGTCCGTGCGCGCATCCTTCGCGTCCATGGGCTACGAGCCGGTAGGCAGCACGCCCGCGTATTTCCGCAACGTCGTGCAGGAAGCTTCCAAGCGCTATGGCGCGATGATCGACAGCGGGCAGGTGAAGCTGGCGCAGTGA
- a CDS encoding IclR family transcriptional regulator — MAIIPDMRTSSPGKTRQAGADGRRGDFMTSLAKGLEILAAFEVGHPLGNQELVAITGLPKTTVSRITGTLASLGYLRLDEQSRKYSMGARVLGLGASVQRHIGLLRTARPHMQRLADELDIAVILGARDRTGLVFLEVIHPPRNALTINTDSGSVVPIERTSIGLAYLVAAPVPERVHMLQALRDAHPDDWEDIRGVVERAHKDYRERGFVVSQRGRGGLISGVGVPMVLGQSGVFSFACVGPSIQLSEVRLVQVLGPRLVETVAVIGQAMRAAGPERG, encoded by the coding sequence ATGGCCATCATTCCCGATATGCGGACATCCTCTCCCGGCAAGACCCGACAGGCCGGCGCCGACGGCCGGCGCGGCGACTTCATGACCTCGCTGGCCAAGGGGCTCGAAATCCTGGCCGCTTTCGAGGTCGGCCATCCCCTGGGCAACCAGGAACTGGTGGCCATCACCGGCCTGCCCAAAACCACGGTGTCGCGCATTACCGGCACGCTGGCGTCGCTAGGCTACCTGCGCCTGGACGAGCAGAGCCGCAAATATTCCATGGGCGCCCGGGTACTGGGGCTGGGCGCCAGCGTACAACGCCACATCGGCCTGCTGCGCACGGCCCGCCCCCACATGCAGCGCCTGGCGGACGAACTCGACATCGCGGTGATCCTGGGCGCACGCGACCGCACGGGCCTGGTTTTCCTGGAAGTGATCCATCCGCCGCGCAATGCGCTGACGATCAATACCGACTCCGGCTCGGTGGTGCCCATCGAGCGCACGTCCATCGGGCTGGCGTACCTGGTGGCCGCCCCCGTGCCCGAGCGGGTGCACATGCTGCAGGCGCTGCGCGACGCGCATCCCGACGACTGGGAAGACATACGCGGCGTGGTCGAGCGGGCCCACAAGGATTACCGCGAGCGCGGCTTCGTGGTGTCCCAGCGCGGCCGAGGCGGACTGATCAGCGGCGTGGGCGTGCCGATGGTGCTGGGCCAGAGCGGCGTTTTCTCCTTCGCCTGCGTGGGGCCTTCGATCCAGTTGTCCGAAGTGCGCCTGGTCCAGGTGCTGGGGCCGCGCCTGGTGGAAACGGTGGCCGTCATCGGCCAGGCCATGCGCGCGGCGGGGCCCGAGCGCGGGTAG
- a CDS encoding alpha/beta fold hydrolase, whose translation MNRLRLPDHAVSGDSDTTVFLLHGAYGSKDYFRDLTATLVQAGYRVVAWDAPGYGLSPLPANGLSIEHLAEAAAHLIEHAGSRRNVVMGHSMGGITAPLVTRLAGDRVHGLVISATLGSFARKSAEDKVTFLKERIDPLKRGVPFRTAAESVVRSMFAPGSAGPLVDQVREVALSMSADTFCAAIEAIVNYDGLQTMREVSVPALLIAGAQDKVGRPDGMRELTAVIPDARFVCIEGAGHYSFAEQPEAFNAALLSFLAGLPQRAAA comes from the coding sequence ATGAACAGACTCCGCCTACCCGATCACGCCGTCAGCGGCGACTCCGATACCACCGTGTTCCTGCTGCACGGCGCCTACGGCTCCAAGGACTATTTCCGGGACCTGACCGCCACCCTGGTGCAGGCCGGTTATCGCGTCGTGGCCTGGGACGCGCCGGGCTACGGCCTGAGCCCGCTACCCGCGAACGGACTGTCGATCGAGCACCTGGCCGAAGCCGCGGCCCACCTGATCGAACATGCCGGCAGCCGGCGCAACGTCGTCATGGGACACAGCATGGGCGGCATCACCGCGCCGCTCGTCACCCGCCTGGCGGGCGACCGCGTGCACGGGCTGGTGATCTCCGCCACGCTGGGCTCCTTCGCCCGCAAGTCGGCCGAGGACAAGGTGACCTTCCTGAAGGAGCGCATCGATCCGCTCAAGCGCGGCGTGCCCTTCCGCACCGCCGCCGAGTCCGTGGTGCGCTCGATGTTCGCGCCCGGCTCGGCCGGGCCGCTGGTGGACCAGGTGCGCGAGGTCGCCCTGTCGATGTCGGCCGACACCTTCTGCGCGGCCATCGAAGCCATCGTGAACTACGACGGCCTGCAGACGATGCGCGAGGTCAGCGTGCCGGCGCTGCTGATCGCCGGCGCGCAGGACAAGGTCGGCCGGCCCGACGGCATGCGCGAGCTTACCGCCGTCATTCCCGATGCCCGCTTCGTCTGCATCGAGGGCGCCGGCCACTACTCCTTCGCCGAGCAGCCCGAGGCCTTCAACGCCGCGCTGCTGTCCTTCCTGGCCGGCCTGCCGCAGCGCGCCGCCGCCTGA
- a CDS encoding aldolase, with protein sequence MAMNTMQLGKTEIVQSALDDMETHLRTRQLPIREAVAQTCRILFAFGHDSGLSGQITARAEREGTYWTQRLGLGFDEIKPDNLLLVDEDLNVLEGGGMPNPANRFHSWLYRTRPDIRCIVHSHAPHVSALAMLEVPLAVSHMDTCVLYDQCAFLKKWPGIPVGNEEGEIISAALGDKKAVLLAHHGLVVTGATVEEACVLGVMFERAARLQLLAMAAGEIQPIQPELGEEAQRWTSTPRRHEATFAYYARRADRILHPF encoded by the coding sequence ATGGCAATGAACACCATGCAGCTCGGCAAGACCGAGATCGTCCAGTCGGCGCTCGACGACATGGAAACCCACCTGCGCACCCGGCAGCTTCCCATCCGCGAAGCCGTGGCGCAGACCTGCCGCATCCTGTTCGCGTTCGGCCACGACTCCGGCCTGTCGGGCCAGATCACCGCGCGGGCCGAGCGCGAGGGCACGTACTGGACGCAGCGCCTGGGACTGGGCTTCGACGAGATCAAGCCCGACAACCTGCTGCTGGTCGACGAGGACCTGAACGTGCTGGAAGGCGGCGGCATGCCCAACCCGGCGAACCGCTTCCACTCCTGGCTGTACCGGACACGGCCGGACATCCGGTGTATCGTTCACTCCCACGCCCCGCACGTCTCGGCGCTGGCCATGCTGGAAGTGCCGCTGGCGGTATCGCACATGGATACCTGCGTGCTGTACGACCAGTGCGCGTTCCTGAAGAAGTGGCCCGGCATTCCGGTGGGCAACGAGGAAGGCGAGATCATCTCGGCCGCGCTGGGCGACAAGAAGGCGGTCCTGCTCGCCCACCATGGCCTGGTCGTGACCGGCGCCACGGTCGAGGAAGCCTGCGTGCTGGGCGTCATGTTCGAACGCGCGGCGCGCCTGCAGCTGCTGGCCATGGCCGCGGGCGAGATCCAGCCCATACAGCCCGAACTCGGAGAGGAAGCCCAGAGATGGACCAGCACGCCGCGCCGCCACGAAGCGACCTTCGCCTACTATGCCCGGCGGGCGGACCGGATCCTGCATCCGTTCTGA
- a CDS encoding alpha/beta fold hydrolase, protein MTPADLVLLPGLNNTAAVFDDVKAALPDTLRAHCPDLPALETVEELADQVLREAPARFWLGGFSFGGYVAMAVLDRAPERIQGIALICSGPAADTPAQAAKRREAIAGARQGGYLETAAASTAPFHPDSLARPELMARRRAIVRAYGAQRYIAHCLACIARPDRTGLLDGRRPTLLVTTTHDRVVAPENLQRLAAAVPGSRLETVAGAGHLLPLEQPAALAAVLARWIAHGDAS, encoded by the coding sequence ATGACGCCGGCCGATCTGGTCCTGCTGCCGGGGCTGAACAACACGGCGGCCGTATTCGATGACGTGAAGGCGGCCCTGCCGGACACCCTGCGCGCGCACTGCCCGGACCTGCCCGCGCTGGAGACGGTGGAGGAGCTGGCCGATCAGGTGTTGCGCGAAGCGCCCGCGCGCTTCTGGCTGGGCGGCTTCTCGTTCGGGGGGTATGTCGCGATGGCGGTGCTCGACCGGGCTCCCGAACGGATCCAGGGTATCGCGCTGATCTGCTCGGGCCCCGCGGCCGATACGCCGGCCCAGGCCGCCAAGCGGCGGGAAGCCATCGCCGGTGCCCGCCAGGGCGGCTACCTGGAGACGGCCGCCGCCTCCACCGCCCCGTTCCATCCGGACAGCCTGGCGCGTCCCGAACTGATGGCACGGCGCCGGGCCATCGTGCGGGCCTACGGCGCGCAACGCTACATCGCGCATTGCCTGGCCTGCATCGCCAGGCCGGATCGCACTGGGCTGCTCGACGGCCGCCGTCCAACCCTGCTGGTGACCACCACGCACGACCGGGTCGTGGCGCCGGAGAACCTGCAGCGGCTGGCGGCCGCCGTGCCGGGCAGCAGGCTGGAGACGGTGGCGGGGGCCGGCCACCTGTTGCCGCTGGAGCAACCCGCCGCGCTGGCCGCCGTGCTGGCGCGATGGATCGCGCATGGAGACGCATCGTGA
- a CDS encoding winged helix-turn-helix domain-containing protein, whose amino-acid sequence MAPASFELPAARARAIWLRAQRLDTPTPFGAGPEAVGRAIEHLGYVQIDTINVIERCHHHILYSRIPGYRRADLEQAQSADKSVFEYWTHALAYVPTADYRQFVAAMDARRARPGPWISGVDDADYAALLRRIRDEGALSIRDIDEALIEKTHPWGSRKPSKRALRLGFFVGDLTVSKRTGMLKTYELSRRHFGWARRPRPVAEAKYAEYLLRRALRSQGVVGLDSICYGDAGAKPAVRALIESRVKKKELVPVHIAGQAKTQHWIEPAGLDTPAAPAAATHILSPFDPLIIQRKRLHAFFGYEHRFEAYVPPEKRVLGYFALPVLVGDQVVAALDLKMDRQAGRLLMQKWTWIAAKRPAWKTAIDEALHGFERFQRG is encoded by the coding sequence ATGGCCCCCGCTTCCTTCGAACTGCCCGCCGCGCGGGCCCGCGCGATCTGGCTGCGCGCGCAGCGGCTGGATACGCCCACGCCCTTCGGCGCGGGCCCCGAGGCGGTGGGCCGGGCCATCGAGCATCTCGGCTACGTGCAGATCGACACCATCAACGTGATCGAACGCTGCCACCATCACATCCTGTATTCCCGCATTCCCGGCTATCGCCGCGCCGACCTCGAACAGGCGCAGTCGGCGGACAAGAGCGTGTTCGAGTACTGGACCCACGCGCTGGCCTACGTGCCCACGGCCGACTACCGGCAGTTCGTCGCCGCCATGGACGCGCGCCGCGCCCGGCCCGGCCCCTGGATCTCCGGCGTGGACGACGCCGACTACGCGGCGCTGCTGCGGCGCATCCGCGACGAAGGCGCGCTGTCCATCCGCGATATCGACGAAGCCCTGATCGAGAAGACCCACCCCTGGGGCAGCCGCAAGCCGTCCAAGCGCGCGCTGCGGCTGGGATTCTTCGTGGGCGACCTCACGGTCAGCAAGCGCACGGGCATGCTCAAGACCTACGAGCTGTCCAGGCGCCACTTCGGCTGGGCGCGCCGCCCCCGGCCGGTGGCCGAGGCGAAGTACGCCGAATACCTGCTGCGGCGGGCGCTGCGCTCGCAGGGCGTGGTCGGGCTGGATTCGATCTGCTACGGCGATGCCGGCGCCAAGCCCGCGGTGCGCGCCCTGATCGAGTCCCGGGTGAAGAAGAAGGAACTGGTGCCCGTGCACATCGCGGGGCAGGCCAAGACCCAGCACTGGATCGAACCGGCCGGGCTGGACACGCCGGCGGCCCCGGCCGCCGCCACGCACATCCTGTCGCCGTTCGATCCGCTGATCATCCAGCGCAAGCGGCTACACGCCTTCTTCGGCTACGAACATCGCTTCGAGGCCTACGTGCCGCCCGAGAAGCGCGTGCTGGGATATTTCGCGCTGCCGGTGCTGGTGGGCGACCAGGTCGTGGCCGCGCTGGACCTGAAGATGGACCGCCAGGCCGGCCGCCTGCTGATGCAGAAATGGACCTGGATCGCCGCCAAACGGCCGGCGTGGAAGACGGCCATCGACGAGGCGCTGCACGGGTTCGAGCGGTTCCAGCGGGGGTGA
- a CDS encoding CaiB/BaiF CoA-transferase family protein: MTPLPLQGLRVFDLSQGVAGPYCTMLLAAQGADVVKVEPFEGDWIRSGRNQHRGHTPASITVNLGKRSIALDLKHPDGPGTARRIAAGCDIVIESFRPGVAARLGLDDAALRTDRPDLVYASVSGFGQDGPLSRRGVVDQIMQAFCGWMTLNADAAGQPQRTRNVVLADQVTGLYAYQAISGALIGRLRHGTGARLDISLMGAMAAFLAPRLVAAGTGGGEAGQVYFAAPTGEYPTRAGTLMLAARKPAEFQRFCEAIGRSDLHTDARFATQEARNRHATELDREIAASLSTRTADEWETLLNERGVMASVVRSVGQFMASEQMRFAGLVETVDVAGVGECPLVRLPGAPAWSARTHAPAVPAIGQHGVDILREAGLAERDIQRLADARCVRLPSTEEVPSHVS; this comes from the coding sequence GTGACGCCGCTTCCCCTGCAAGGACTGCGCGTCTTCGACCTGAGCCAGGGCGTGGCCGGTCCCTATTGCACCATGCTGCTGGCCGCTCAGGGCGCCGACGTAGTGAAGGTCGAGCCTTTCGAGGGCGACTGGATACGCTCGGGCCGCAACCAGCATCGCGGACACACGCCTGCCTCCATCACGGTCAATCTCGGCAAGCGCAGCATCGCGCTCGATCTCAAGCATCCGGACGGCCCCGGGACGGCGCGCCGCATCGCCGCCGGCTGCGACATCGTGATCGAAAGCTTTCGCCCCGGGGTGGCCGCGCGGCTGGGCCTGGACGATGCCGCGCTGCGGACGGACCGGCCGGACCTGGTCTACGCCTCGGTCTCCGGCTTCGGCCAGGACGGGCCGCTGAGCCGGCGCGGCGTGGTCGACCAGATCATGCAGGCATTCTGCGGCTGGATGACCCTGAATGCCGATGCAGCGGGCCAGCCCCAGCGCACGCGCAATGTCGTCCTGGCCGACCAGGTCACCGGACTCTACGCATACCAGGCCATCAGCGGCGCCCTGATCGGCAGGCTGCGGCACGGCACCGGCGCGCGCCTGGACATTTCGCTAATGGGAGCGATGGCGGCCTTCCTCGCGCCGCGGCTGGTCGCCGCCGGTACGGGCGGCGGCGAAGCCGGCCAGGTCTATTTCGCCGCGCCGACGGGCGAGTACCCCACGCGCGCCGGCACGCTGATGCTGGCGGCCCGCAAGCCCGCGGAGTTCCAGCGCTTCTGCGAAGCCATCGGCCGTTCCGACCTGCACACGGACGCACGCTTCGCCACGCAAGAAGCACGCAACCGCCATGCCACCGAACTGGACCGCGAGATCGCCGCCAGCCTGTCCACGCGCACCGCCGACGAATGGGAGACCCTGCTGAACGAACGCGGCGTCATGGCCAGCGTGGTGCGCAGCGTCGGCCAGTTCATGGCCTCGGAACAGATGCGGTTTGCCGGGCTAGTGGAAACCGTGGACGTGGCGGGCGTAGGCGAGTGCCCGCTGGTCCGGCTACCCGGGGCGCCCGCCTGGTCGGCACGAACCCATGCGCCCGCCGTACCCGCGATCGGGCAGCACGGCGTCGACATCCTGCGCGAGGCCGGCCTGGCCGAACGCGACATACAACGGCTGGCCGACGCTCGATGCGTGCGCCTGCCCTCCACGGAAGAAGTGCCATCCCATGTCTCGTGA
- a CDS encoding carotenoid oxygenase family protein, with amino-acid sequence MTIQTLPSGVMSTLQPSDHPFLNGPFRPMFNEYIADTDSLRVIGEIPRDLDGIFIRNTHNQIHQPLGMFHPFDGDGMLHAVHFHDGRATYRNRFVQTTGFLAEQAARRSLWAGLLEPEKASRRGSGAMGAMKDNAGTDIICHAGLLLATMSQGSEPWRLDPITLDTLGPDTNWARKIPDGISSHYKVDPETGEMMFFNYPEHWPYMHYGVIDRNNRLVHYVPVELPGARWPHDLGITRNYSILHDTPHFFDPELLRRGQHKMTFHPEMPARFGVIPRHGDGSQVRWFEAKACHILHLANCYEDGDEIVMDGCIMPEPKLHPVGATDGKDIYARIKARLDKHNNPTMMHRWRFNLRTGATTEQYLDDEITEFPAVSNDYVGRPYRYSYNVLYQPGEWLFRGLKRFDLHTGAVQRYEYGPGRYGSEPQVARRLGARDEDDGYVTVLVTDMNQDRSECLVLDARDISRGPLATIVLPERIPIGTHACWVEGDRIPGEHRDPAAWA; translated from the coding sequence ATGACCATCCAGACCCTGCCCAGCGGCGTAATGTCCACGCTGCAGCCCTCCGACCATCCGTTCCTGAACGGCCCGTTCCGGCCCATGTTCAACGAGTACATCGCCGACACCGACAGCCTCCGGGTCATTGGCGAGATCCCGCGCGACCTGGACGGCATCTTCATCCGCAACACGCACAACCAGATCCACCAGCCGCTGGGCATGTTCCACCCTTTCGACGGCGACGGCATGCTGCATGCGGTGCACTTCCACGACGGCCGCGCCACCTACCGCAACCGCTTCGTGCAGACCACCGGCTTCCTGGCCGAGCAGGCGGCCCGCCGCTCGCTGTGGGCGGGCCTGCTGGAGCCTGAAAAAGCGTCCCGCCGCGGGTCCGGCGCCATGGGGGCGATGAAGGACAACGCCGGCACCGACATCATCTGCCACGCGGGGCTGCTGCTGGCCACCATGTCGCAGGGCAGCGAACCCTGGCGCCTGGATCCCATCACGCTGGACACGCTGGGCCCGGACACCAACTGGGCGCGCAAGATCCCGGACGGCATCAGTTCGCACTACAAGGTCGATCCGGAAACGGGCGAGATGATGTTCTTCAACTATCCCGAGCACTGGCCGTACATGCACTACGGCGTCATCGACCGGAACAACCGGCTGGTGCACTACGTGCCGGTGGAGCTGCCGGGCGCCCGCTGGCCGCATGACCTGGGCATCACCAGGAACTATTCCATCCTGCACGACACGCCGCATTTCTTCGATCCCGAACTGCTCAGGCGCGGGCAGCACAAGATGACCTTCCATCCCGAGATGCCCGCCCGCTTCGGCGTGATCCCGCGCCATGGCGACGGCTCGCAGGTGCGGTGGTTCGAGGCCAAGGCCTGCCACATCCTGCACCTGGCCAACTGCTACGAGGACGGCGACGAGATCGTGATGGACGGCTGCATCATGCCCGAACCCAAGCTGCACCCGGTGGGCGCGACCGACGGCAAGGACATCTACGCCCGGATCAAGGCGCGGCTGGACAAGCACAACAACCCGACCATGATGCACCGCTGGCGCTTCAACCTGCGCACCGGCGCGACCACCGAACAATACCTGGACGACGAGATCACCGAGTTCCCGGCCGTCAGCAACGACTACGTGGGCCGGCCCTACCGCTACAGCTACAACGTGCTCTACCAGCCGGGCGAGTGGCTGTTCCGCGGCCTGAAACGCTTCGACCTGCACACCGGGGCCGTACAGCGCTACGAGTACGGCCCCGGCCGCTACGGCAGCGAACCCCAGGTGGCGCGGCGCCTGGGCGCGCGCGACGAGGACGACGGCTACGTCACCGTTCTTGTCACCGACATGAACCAGGACCGCTCCGAATGCCTGGTGCTGGACGCCCGCGACATCTCGCGCGGGCCGCTGGCCACCATCGTGCTGCCGGAACGCATTCCCATCGGCACCCACGCCTGCTGGGTGGAAGGCGACCGCATTCCCGGCGAACATCGCGATCCGGCGGCCTGGGCATGA